Proteins encoded together in one Aminipila butyrica window:
- a CDS encoding peptidase U32 family protein, with product MKSIPELLAPAGGMRQLKAAVENGADAVYLGGNLFNARIHADNFNRELMAEAVAYAHLRNVKVYVTMNILVKTSELEEAANYARELYELGVDALIVQDLGLARLLRRRLPEMRLHLSTQGTVYNLSGVRMAKRLGFQRAVLAREVTLEEIKDITREQMLEIEVFVHGALCICYSGQCQMSRILGGRSGNRGLCAQPCRLGFTSVKSRIDQEKEEGSHLLSPKDLCAIDYLDQLAEAGVDSLKIEGRMKSAEYIAVVTGIYRKYLDEYRENGCYQVSEEDRQKLEQVFNRGGFTTGYLEGNPGDSLMWPELPKHQGVFVGRVLGSAGRSLIDIQLERDLAMGDGIEIRNPHMPGNVLSYLKDLGDGKVRVGDIRGPVKPGDKVYKITDKKLMEDARESFEDASSHRMQQYKKIPVNAVFRAEIDRYPQLELREGALSVQVTGKVKVEKALKRSIGEEDIKKQLSKTGDMPFKLGELKCHLEEGLALSASAINELRREAFQLLMTEKVRGRCLNPQQQELFSEQDVVCPEKPEEACSVIFLAGQLQAEAGGLQVELYFHTLDQLRLETIQQAEEQLRQVGLVPAGWRVYVPLYEYAAERQRQGTEGDLSIRLANIRQGYELEVTPYLPCVTKGAWDDYVRANFESLVLLCQDSGIAMGNLGWISEFQQAGVPVYGDYGLNIFNEEAAAWCREMGLADFIPSHETYKSWEGSNAERWTDTFAGDIPLMVSEHLFSQEPFIDRKNQAFAFAEDALGSKSMLLRKEGLSITEELQRGCGKKLRIYYK from the coding sequence TATTCCTGAATTGTTGGCGCCTGCAGGGGGAATGCGGCAGTTGAAAGCTGCCGTGGAAAACGGAGCGGACGCTGTGTACCTGGGAGGAAACCTGTTTAACGCCCGTATTCATGCGGACAATTTTAATCGAGAGCTTATGGCGGAAGCAGTGGCTTACGCACACTTACGAAATGTAAAAGTATATGTGACCATGAACATTCTGGTGAAGACCAGTGAGCTGGAAGAAGCGGCGAACTATGCCAGGGAATTGTATGAACTGGGGGTAGATGCACTTATTGTTCAAGATTTAGGGCTTGCCCGGCTTTTGAGAAGGCGTCTGCCTGAGATGCGATTACATCTGTCTACCCAGGGGACTGTCTATAACCTGTCCGGGGTACGGATGGCTAAGAGGCTGGGCTTTCAGCGGGCAGTGCTGGCCAGGGAGGTCACGCTGGAGGAGATAAAGGATATCACTCGGGAGCAGATGTTGGAAATCGAGGTCTTTGTTCACGGCGCGCTCTGCATCTGTTATTCGGGCCAATGTCAGATGAGCCGGATTTTGGGCGGACGCAGTGGGAATCGAGGGCTTTGCGCCCAGCCATGCCGACTGGGCTTTACGTCGGTGAAGAGCAGGATAGACCAGGAAAAAGAAGAGGGTTCCCATTTGCTGAGCCCCAAAGATTTGTGCGCCATTGATTATTTAGATCAGCTGGCAGAAGCCGGTGTAGATTCTTTGAAAATTGAAGGACGTATGAAGTCAGCTGAATATATAGCTGTAGTAACGGGCATCTACCGAAAGTATTTAGATGAATATCGGGAGAATGGCTGCTATCAGGTGTCAGAGGAAGATCGGCAGAAATTGGAGCAGGTATTCAACCGGGGCGGCTTCACGACGGGATATCTGGAAGGAAATCCGGGAGATTCTCTTATGTGGCCGGAGCTGCCTAAGCATCAAGGGGTGTTTGTGGGCAGGGTCTTAGGCTCAGCAGGCCGAAGTCTGATTGATATTCAGCTAGAGCGGGACTTGGCTATGGGGGACGGCATTGAAATCCGCAATCCACATATGCCCGGCAATGTGCTTAGCTATTTAAAAGATCTAGGAGACGGCAAGGTACGGGTAGGAGATATACGGGGGCCGGTAAAACCTGGGGATAAAGTGTATAAAATCACAGATAAAAAGCTCATGGAGGACGCCCGAGAGAGTTTTGAGGATGCCAGCAGCCACCGTATGCAGCAATATAAGAAAATTCCGGTGAACGCTGTTTTTAGAGCCGAAATTGATCGATATCCGCAGTTGGAGCTGCGGGAAGGAGCTTTGTCTGTCCAAGTGACAGGCAAGGTGAAAGTAGAAAAAGCGTTGAAGAGGAGTATTGGAGAAGAGGACATCAAAAAGCAGTTGAGTAAGACCGGGGATATGCCTTTTAAGCTGGGGGAATTAAAATGCCATCTGGAGGAAGGATTGGCGTTGTCAGCTTCAGCCATCAATGAACTTCGGCGGGAGGCTTTTCAGCTGTTGATGACGGAAAAGGTTCGAGGCCGCTGCTTGAATCCGCAGCAGCAGGAACTTTTTTCAGAGCAGGACGTTGTCTGTCCGGAAAAACCGGAGGAGGCCTGTTCCGTTATTTTCTTAGCTGGCCAGTTGCAGGCTGAGGCTGGGGGCCTTCAGGTGGAACTTTATTTTCACACCTTGGATCAGCTTCGACTGGAGACGATTCAGCAGGCCGAAGAGCAGCTTCGACAGGTGGGCTTGGTTCCGGCAGGTTGGCGGGTCTATGTCCCGTTGTATGAGTATGCCGCAGAACGCCAGCGGCAAGGAACGGAAGGGGATTTGAGCATCAGGCTGGCGAATATTCGGCAGGGGTATGAGCTGGAGGTCACTCCGTATTTGCCTTGCGTGACGAAGGGCGCTTGGGATGACTACGTAAGGGCCAATTTTGAATCGTTGGTTTTGCTCTGTCAGGATTCTGGTATCGCTATGGGCAATTTAGGATGGATCAGCGAATTTCAGCAGGCTGGAGTACCGGTATATGGAGATTACGGGCTAAATATATTTAATGAAGAGGCGGCTGCATGGTGCCGGGAAATGGGTCTAGCCGATTTTATCCCTTCTCATGAAACGTACAAAAGTTGGGAAGGAAGCAATGCAGAACGGTGGACAGACACCTTTGCCGGCGATATTCCCTTAATGGTCAGCGAACACCTTTTTTCACAAGAGCCGTTTATAGACCGGAAGAACCAAGCATTTGCTTTTGCTGAAGACGCTCTGGGCAGCAAGAGCATGCTCCTGAGAAAAGAAGGCCTTTCTATAACCGAAGAGCTTCAGAGAGGATGCGGAAAAAAACTACGCATCTATTATAAGTAG